Below is a genomic region from Brassica oleracea var. oleracea cultivar TO1000 chromosome C9, BOL, whole genome shotgun sequence.
AGGGCGTTCCAGCAGTTGGGTTGTATTTTACCTATGCTATCTTGAAGCCTGTAGGCGCCTACTCTTTGCAGCTCGATGACCTTATAGGGTCCTTCCCACCCGGGGGTGAGTTTCTCCGTTGTTTTTTCTGCTCGTCGTAGATCCCAATCCCCTTGCTGGAAGGTCGTGGTTGTGACTTTCTTGTTGTCCGTCCTGGCGACGTCTTGCTGGTAGGACCATTTTCTTAGCCAAGCGGCCTCTCTTTTTTCGTCGAGTAGGTTGATGCTTAGTGCCATCAGCTCATTGTTCTCCTCCTGAGAGGTGGACTCGAAGACCGTTGTTCTCACGTGAATCTCTGTGGGTACAATGGCCTCAGAGATGTAGAGCAGCGAGTAGGGAGTTTCCCCTGTTGCTGTTTTGGGAGTGGTCCGGTAGGCCCAAAGGACTCCGTGTAGTTCTTCCGCCCACTTCCCGTGANNNNAAAGCCCTCCAGTCATTTTTTAAGCATGTTGACCACTGTTTTGTTCGTGGACTCGGCTTGTCCATTAGACTAGGGATGTCGGGGTCTGGCAAAAGTTAGTTTTATGCCCCAGTCCTTGCAGAACTCCTTGAAGTTGTGGCTCGTGAACTGGGGTCCATTGTCGGTGACAATCTCGTGGGGGACCCCGAAGCGAGTGATTACGTAGGTCCACAGGAATTTACGGATCTGGAGGTCTGTTATGCGGCTGAGCGCTTCTGCTTCGACCCATTTGGAGAAGTAGTCAGTGACAATCAGAAGGAAGACCTTCTGCCCCGACGCCATTGAGAATTTCCCTACTATGTCCATGCCCCACTTTCTGAAGGGCCACGGTGAGCTTATGGACTTGAGGTTCTTTGGGGGAAGCCTGGAGACTGAAGCGTGCCTCTTGCACTGGTCGGGGAATTTGGCTTGTATGTCGGCATCGGCGGCCATCCTGGGCCAGTAGTAACCCGCCCTTCTGGCTCTGAGCACCAGGCTTCTACCGCTAGAGTGGGATCCACAAACTCCTTCATGTAGTTCTACAAGGATTCTAGCGGCTTCTCGAGGTGTGACATACCTTAGGTACGGGCCAGAGAAAGATCTCCGGTACAGCTTCTCCTGGGAGATACAATACCTCGTGGCTTGCTTCTTAATTTTCATGGTCTCGTTGCGATCTTCCGGGAGAGTGTCGGCCTCCATGTACCGGACTAGGGGGGTCATCCAGGTTACGCCTTCTTCGACAGCGGAGACCTCCTCTTATGGGGGTTTCTCCAGGGTGTCTTGCCATTGAAACACAAGCAAGGGTATACTCGTCTGGCTGTTTGTTTCGAGGGCGGACCCCAGATTAGCTAGGGCATCGGCTTGCGAGTTTTGTTCCCAGGGGATTTGAGTGAGCTTGCAGCTCTTGAACTTCTTGATCAGTCGCTGGGCGACTGCCAGATACTGGATCCTGTTGTCGTCTTTTGCTTGGTACTCTCCCTGCACCTGTTTGATTATCAGCTGGGAGTCGCCGAAGACCTGGATTTTTTCTGCCCTCATTTGGTGGGCTAGAGTTAGACCTGCGATAAGGTCCTAGTACTCGCTTTCGCTGTTGGTTGCTTTGAAGTTGCATCTCACGCCCCTTGAGGCCATGTTTCCCGTCGGCGAGGTAAGCACTATTACCACTCCAGCTTCTCTGACGTTGCTGGATCCATCAACGTGAAGGATCCATTCTCCCTCTTACTTGGTTTCGCCTCGGAGGCGTACCTCTTGCTCGAAAGCTGGGAGTAAGGCAGGGGATAATTCAGCCACGAAGTCCACTAGGACCTGTGACTTTATAGCCGTGGCAGGTAGAATTATTACGTCGTACTCCCCTAGTTCCACAGCCCATTTGGCTAGGCGTTCGGAGATTTCGGGTTTGTGGCAGACCAACTTTATAGGGAAAGAGATGACAACCACGATTGGGTGAGCCTGGAAGTAGGGTCGGAGCTTGCGAGCGGCGACTATCAGGGCTAAGCCTAGCTTCTCTAGATGGCTATAGCGGGTTTCTGCATCCAGGAGAGCCTTGCTCACGTAATAGATTGGTAGCTGCTTGCTTCCCGCCTCGCGTATTAGGACGGCGCTTACAGCGTGTTCGGAGACTGCTAGATATAGCAGCAGGACCTCACCGAGTAGTGGCTTGGATAGGAGCGGAGGAGTGGTGAGATATGACTTTAGCTCTTGGAGAGCGGATTCGCACTTTTCCGTCCACTGGAAGTCCTTTGGATTCTTGAGGGTTCCGAAGAAGGTATGAGATTTGTCAGAGAGTCAGGAGATGAACCTGCTCAAGGCCGCCATCCTTCCTGTTAGCTTTTGGACCTCCTTTACGTTTTTCGGGGAAAGGATTGAATGAATGACCCTGATTTTCTCCGGGTTGGCCTCGATGCCTCGGTGGGTTACAATGTACCCAAATAACTTGCCAGGACTGACCCCGAATGAGCATTTAGTTGGGTTGAGCTTCATGTTATACTTCCGGAGGCTGGAGAAGGCTTGCTTTAGGTGAGATATGTGGTCCTCAGCCTCCAGGGACTTGACCAGCATGTCGTCGATGTAGACCTCCATGGTTCGCCCTATCTAGTCCGCAAACATCATGTTCCCCAGTCGTTGGTAGGTTGATCATGCGTTATTTAGGCCGAAGGGCATAACCTTGTAGCAGTAGATCCCTCTGGACGTCATGAGGGTTGTTTTCTCCTGGTTTTCCGGATGCATAAGTATTTGATTGTAGCCGGAGAACGCGTCCATGAAGCTCATCAGCTGATGCCCCGCAGTGGCGTCCACCAGCTTGTCGATATGAGGTAGCGGGAAGGGGTCCTTTGGGCAGGATTTGTTGAGGTCCGTGAAGTCTATGCAGACTCTCCACTTCCTGTTCTTTTTCTTGACCATGACGACGTTGGCTAGATATTCCGAATATTGCACCTCACGAATGAACCCTGCGCCAAGCAGGCTTTTGACTTCATCCGTGAAAGAAGTATCGGCATAAGAGTCGGGGTTGCTCTTCCGGATGGGGGGAGCTACTCCTGGGAGCCTCTCTACCATGGACTGCATGGCATCGAGCCTCTTGGAGAACTTCTGTTCCAGGTAAGCGACTATGGGAGACTCCCTTTCGTTGCTCCAACAGGTACTTCCTTATCGGATTCCGGCTCAGATTCGCTGTCTTCCATGTGGTAGGTCTGGGCATCCTTAGCGTTCTCGGGCGTTGACGCGTCTCCTCCCGACGCCGTAGGTGGGAGATTCGCACCCGTTACAGAGTTGGGTGTCTCCAGAGTCGGCATAGGGCGGACCTGAGCCTGGAATCGACGCTTCTTGTTACTTGCCATGTTGATGGCTTGGTTCTCGTCACGGAGGTTAAGATTCTCCGATTCGAGTTGGCTGAGCTTCTCGGCTCTCTGCTCCAGTTGCTTGGAGTGTTCGTTGAGTTTCTTCTTCAAGCTCTGGAATTCCGAGGAGAGCTTGGGATTAGCCTCCTCTCGAGTTTTATGCAACTCGGTTACTTGACTTTGCAGACCATCGATTTGCCTCTGAAGTTCGGCTTCTCTTTGGGTAGCTTCGGGTGGCTCGTCCTGCTCGTCCACCGCCATTATCACGTAGTTTAGATTACCCCCTCCTTCTAGCGCCAAACTGTTAGGAGATTTTTGTGTAGGATCTTTGTGAGTACCACAAACGATGGACAAGGCTGGTAATTGTATTGATTTGCAAGTAAGAAAGTAGAAAAAGACGTTTTATTAGATCAAAGAGCTGGTACTACAACAGTTTTGAGTAAGAACCCTAGTTCTAGCCGCCTAGCTCTAATCTCTAAGTCTCGAAGTGTCGATCCCTTGCTTTAGGGTTTAGGTTCCCTTTATATAGTCTTCTTAAAGCGGGCCTTAGTCGGTTGGACTAGGTTAAACTCTTCCATATTTGAAAATATGGAAGGTTTTCCTTATCGGAAGCTTTCCTATTCTCGGGGGAAGGGGGCGGTCCCAGGGACCGGACCCGGAGTACTTCGTAGCGGGTAACCGGAGTAACTCTTTGCGGGGACCCAGAGGTCGGTGTCCTGCTTAGGGTCTGGAAGAATTTAATACCTGAGTATTTTTCCCCAACAAAGTTGGCTGAGACCAAATGGGCTTTCTGCGCGCTTCGTTGTCGATCGATGTCATGATGTGAATATCGATCGGTTATTCCTCTTCAATGTCGACCGATGGTCGAGCTCGATGGTCATCTCGGATACTTACTCCAAATATCTCTAAAATGCTTCATAATCATCACTTTCCTCCAAATCACTTCTGATCCTATAAATATGCTAAATAGACTCTAGAATATAATAAATAGTTATTAAAACACTTAAAAACCATGAGTAAAAGTGGGTCAAATCCATTGTCTATCAAATCTACAAATCAGTTGTTTGCATGGATGCATTAGCAAAGACTTTCACCAACTGAAGCAATGTGTAAAGATAAGCAAGCTTTCATAAGAACCTTGAGTACAAGGTTCATATTGAATGGGGGAGTATTGATGAGATACAATGTGGAGAAGAAGATGACGTGGCCTTGGATCAAAATAATTGTTTCGAAACGTTTATCTTTATTTATGTTTATGTTTAAGTTTAGTGGGATTTGTGTTTCCTTAATTTTTGGATGTGTTAGACCACGTTGACATGTTAGTTAGTTAATATATTTTATACTAGGGTCGGTCCGCGCTACGCGGGATATGCTTTACGTGTGATGTATATAACTATATTATTGTATATTTTTATTATGTATATATTTTATTATGTGTGTTTTATGTTTTCATTTGGAAGAGAAATGTATAATAACGTTTGTGATTTTTTAAGAATGTTTGGGCATGGGATGAACTAATTCTTCTATCATGTTATTGTTTGTTTCGTTTGGTTAACATATGGAAGTAATAACTGGATAAGCGTTTTTGGTTGCTTTTTTAGGGTCCGACTGGTGACCATCCGGAAAACAAGAGGAACAAATAAAAAAGGAATGTACGGGAATAAAATACCAGGAATGAAAAGGAATGGTTATTCCTTATCAAATTTGACAAAGAATAATTTTGTTCTTTAATTCTCTACAAAAAAGGGAATGAAAGGGAATGAGAGGAAATTATTATTCCTTGTGAATGGTAATTTTTTTTAGGAACGTTAGGGAATGCATTATTCCTCGTCGTTCCCTGGTCACCATTCATACCCTTAGATTATGTACACACTAATAGGTTACTGAGAAGCGATTACTGGATTAGGAAGTTGATGTGTTGTTACCGCGTTTATACTATAGCAGAATTTTATATTTAATATAATATTGTTTAACCTTTTGTGTGCATAATAAGGGAAGTCATTGTCGCTGAGACATGAGACATGAGACAATTCGACATAGATAAGCAATCCGGATTATATTTTTCTAAAATTGAGTGGCTTAAAAGTGTATTCTTATTTATTTTTATTTTTTATTTTGGAAAAATAAAAACAATTTGTTAAAAAACAAAGAAGTGTGTCCTTGTTACTGGACTTTTTAAGATAGAAAACATAAGTCTCTAAACTGACTTGTATTTATTTTTAATGTTATTTGGGCCTAACTTGAATGAAGTTTTTAGTATTTCATATTTTTACCAGTAAATTATTAACGCTTTTGGCGGTGGGATAATAGGTTAACAACATTGGACTTTTTTTTAATGTGTTTTGTGTTATAAATATAAACTTGTAGGTCAAGATAACATGAAATTTCAAACTTTATTTGTCATAAAGATTTATGCAAGTCAAACAAAAATGTTGTCAAACGCTCCCAAACGAAGAATGGCGACAGTAACGGCAAATTAGGGTTTCAATGATTTTTCACCGATGGAATCCGGGAATCGATATGGAGGCTTCCATTCAAATTGTACGGTATCAAGAGGTTGGATTGAGGAAGATAAGAAAGCAAGATGGGGATCGGAGAAGATTGGGGTTAGTGGAATCACGCGGATCCATTTCGGATCTGGAAGAGAGAGATTTACCAGTTGGAGGAAATCATCAATTCCTTCAATAAGGATCTGGATATCTGTCATCTTCAAGGCAATATCGCAGATCTTCAGAGGTATGGGTTCAGTTAATCTCAAGATAAGATTTTGGAAGATTGAAACGAAGTATAAAGGGATAAATAGGAGATTTCCTCATACTATTGTAAGGAAAGTATGGTTTACGTATTGGAATCTTTTTGATTTTCTGTTCGGGTATCGGCTTGTGATTGAGGAAATCACTTTGAGGGAATCTGGTTTTAGTGGTGATGATCTTAGGAGCGGAGGAATGAGTTTTGGGGTCTATTATATAAAGTGTTTTGGTGTTGGTTATCTAGATATTCTCTCTTTTCAACTCAAACCATCTAAATATACAAAAGTTCAGAGCTTTTATTTCTTCTTGCTTTCAATGACGCAGTCAGTTGATTGGTATGGCCGGAGACGGGAAGAATGGTGAGGGCAACCGCAAAAGACTGAAGGTTTATGTTCCCCACTTCGATAATTCAGAGATCATCAAGAACTACTCAAAACCTTTGGTTGGGACGGGCATGAATCCAGTGAAACAGGATATCAAGGCGTTGATTGTGATGCTTCCGAAAATCTGGAAGATTGAAGACCGGGTTGCTGGGGTTGATTTGGGGCATGGCAAGTTTCAGTTTGACTTTGAAATGGAGGAAGACATTGAAGTGGTGCTGAGGATGCAACCTTATCACTTTGACTATTGAATGATTGCGTTGGCTCGATGGCAACCAAAGAAGGCGCACAACTTCCCTGCCGAGATTCTTTTCTGGGTACGTGTGGTGGGAGTCCCTTTGGAGTTCTGGGCGGCTCCCTCCTTTGAGAGTATTGGTGATGCGATTGGAAGAACATAAGAGGTTGATCTGGACTTTGGTCGAGTGAAGGCGGTGATTGATGGTTTCAAGGAGCTCAGTTTCGAGACCACGGTGAACTTCACAGGAGGTGAGTTCTATGATGGAGAGGAGGAGACACCGGTTTTGTTGAAGTACGAAAAGCTTTTTGGTTTTTGCAAGACGTGCTTTAGTCTTTGCCATGATTGGGAGGTGTGCCCGCTGAAGGAGAAGAGCTCGGAGAAGACGGGAGAGGAAGGTATGAAGAACTCAGAAGGAAGGTATGAAGCAGGACTTCTGGAGGATCGGGCTCGAAGCTACAAAGGGGTTGTCATCAATGGCAACTCAGGACAGCAAAACAAGGAAAGAGATCACCGAGAGTACCAGGGAAAGGGAAAAGGCAAGATGTTCGAGGAATCTGGATCATAATGGGTGAAACGGGCTGAGAGAGATACCAAGAGATACAACAGTTACAATGGGGGACACAGAGGAGATGAAGGAGGATCCCGGCACAGGAGCAATCACTGGGAGGCGCCTAGAGCTCAGGAAGATCGTGTTAGGTTCTCTCGTGGTCTGAGAAGAGAGAGAATCCCATTGGGTAGAACACGGGAGGAGGCACGTGAAGAGGCACGCGAAGAGGGAGAAGTTCGGAGTCAAGGACATAGGGTTTCTCAGAAGGAAGACATGGTGTTGAACTCGTCACTGCCATCATTAGCTTTTCAGGCGCAACTTGCACTGACTCAGGCGGATCCAAAGGAGGTGCTGACCAATCAATTGGAAGGGGCAAATGGCTTAGATTCAATTCACGAATCAGTGGAGGAGATGCGGTTCTTGATAAAGTAATTCAGGAGGGGAGCATTGAGGAGCTTGAGAATGAGTTTCAGAATCTCACAGATGAGGAGCTTGAAGCAGATCGTAAGGAAAAGGAGAATGGAGTTGACGTTCTAGAAGAGGAAAAGCAGGGTGATGAAGCAGTGGAGAAGGATCAGAATGCTGAGATTTGGTGAAGAAACAGGGGGGGGGGCGCAAAAAGCTTTACAAACCAACGGTCGCAGCTGGAGAAGCTCCCATGATGAGAATGGTGCAGGCGGCCCGCAAACGTGCAGCAGCAAAAGCGGGAGCTAAACAGATGGAGGAGAAGGGTACATCAAACCCCAAGACAGGACCACCGAAACCTTAATTTTTATGGATTCAAACCACCTAGTTGAGAGGCTTCACAAGCAGGATATGATTATGGGTTATGATTTATGGTTTTCATATGGTTCAATAAGCTTCTTGAGCATTTTGTTTTGTCTTTTATTAGGGTCTGCTCTGGTTTTTATTTCTTTATGTTTCTGCCGGTGGTCCTCAATTTATTTTGTTATGCTTATGCAGTGGAATAAAATTTATATTTGGGATTGTTGGTTCTGGTATAGTTGTTTGGGTGTGTTGTTGGTGTTCTGGAATCGATGGATATCATTTTGGCTGGTTCAAATTTTGGGTCACAGGATATGTCAAAGGAAAATTGGCTTAATATTGATTTTGCTTGGGAGGTTTATAAAATGGAGGTGTTTGGTCTCATTAAACCAATCACTGACAAACAAAAATTTGTTCTACAAGGTCTCTGATATGGAAAGAATTAGTTCAGATATTGTTTCTTTTTTGTGGTTGTCTCGGATATAACACTTACTATTTCGAGGTTATGAGTTTTATTCATTTAGAAACGCAAAGTCAACGTTTGATTATCATTCCATCTCCAATGAATAATTACATAAGAATGGGGGTTTTGGCCAAGGAAGAGGTGGAGTTTGACCACTTTATGTTGGGGTCTGTAGTTTTTCATCGATTTTGTTGGAGATATGAGCTGTGGAGTTTAATATACGTAATTATTCAATGGTTATTTGGTGTTGTACGGCAGTTTTATATTTGGGGATATTGGTATTTGGTCGTTGCAATTTGTATTTTATGGAGTCTTTGCATTGGATTGAGGTTGGTTTGGAGTATGTTGGTATCAAGTTGGGAAGCAAATATATCCAAGTTACGTTACTTGTTTTTTTATGTATCGGACAAAATCGGCAGTTATTTTTTTTCTATGGATTTTAAGGTTTCTTCATACCTGTTTACAAAGCTCTCTATCGAGCATCTCATTATTTTTTTATGAAAGTTCTAAGTTGGAGACGGGAGGATATGCTTAATCTGTCCATGTTAATGGGGGCAGTACGGCTAGGACGGGGTTGGCGGTTTCTTTCCAGCCTGCCAGCTCTATTTTTCTCTAAGGGATTCCTCAGGCCCGATTGTCTTAGCTCTAATGAGCCTTCTCAAGATGTTTTTTTATGAAAGTATTGAGTTGGAATTGTAGAGGTGCGGGAAGCAAATGGATAATTAGTTATTTTCGGGAGA
It encodes:
- the LOC106312858 gene encoding uncharacterized protein LOC106312858 isoform X2, which produces MESGNRYGGFHSNCTVSRGWIEEDKKARWGSEKIGVSGITRIHFGSGRERFTSWRKSSIPSIRIWISVIFKAISQIFRGMGSVNLKIRFWKIETKYKGINRRFPHTISQLIGMAGDGKNGEGNRKRLKVYVPHFDNSEIIKNYSKPLVGTGMNPVKQDIKALIVMLPKIWKIEDRVAGVDLGHGKFQFDFEMEEDIEVVLRMQPYHFDY
- the LOC106312858 gene encoding uncharacterized protein LOC106312858 isoform X1: MESGNRYGGFHSNCTVSRGWIEEDKKARWGSEKIGVSGITRIHFGSGRERFTSWRKSSIPSIRIWISVIFKAISQIFRGMGSVNLKIRFWKIETKYKGINRRFPHTIVRKSQLIGMAGDGKNGEGNRKRLKVYVPHFDNSEIIKNYSKPLVGTGMNPVKQDIKALIVMLPKIWKIEDRVAGVDLGHGKFQFDFEMEEDIEVVLRMQPYHFDY